One genomic region from Candidatus Eisenbacteria bacterium encodes:
- a CDS encoding tetratricopeptide repeat protein — MYKGEPTSLISGTGMGTLALILIAALAGPSSAAFPPGPAPVIPANLEFLVRSAVAQEAGNAEEAAVWAEALAAEDPVSSYVASRFAEILESSGEDQRALAWGDRALHLDSLNADAAMLVGRMRLRAGEASVAVQALTPPLRLLGARPELYAMRSLAHELDKNYEGALADLKRTDILLQDFGWVATGVLGMALEDGRLDEASQALQLALELTPDDPRTLGLGVALARRMGDTALEEKLLRRRAEANDAIPEQIAAYASYLFREGDRKAAKAFLGRVARRGFDPADVRVEAGRSLLSDGDYRAALEAVKPLGENRATLPVRARALVALANEKPALGCYRKLMKLRSLTQEESLVVAYLEIKVGDRRTGILTLEQIREGLLGSPRRVLAGALCYILLHHPEEAVAIMREGALRGPESPILYAELGQAAAETGDSLVAAWAFQKLSGLGKENSECLYFLAATDLSQGEVDRAVRRLDRAVELDPWNGRALSLLGSIRYNMGQLELARDLLRRAVRCRDAGSDAERMLGRVCRALRLDSEARAAESRVRGKRASPSPAGLTFFANP; from the coding sequence GTGTACAAAGGCGAGCCAACCTCACTCATCTCAGGGACGGGCATGGGGACGCTGGCGCTGATCCTAATCGCGGCATTGGCCGGGCCCTCGTCGGCCGCTTTTCCGCCCGGCCCCGCCCCAGTGATCCCTGCAAACCTCGAATTCCTCGTGCGCTCGGCCGTGGCCCAGGAGGCCGGCAATGCCGAGGAAGCCGCGGTCTGGGCGGAGGCTCTGGCCGCGGAGGACCCGGTCTCGAGCTACGTCGCCTCGCGATTCGCGGAAATCCTCGAATCCTCCGGCGAAGACCAGCGCGCGCTCGCGTGGGGCGACCGGGCGCTCCACCTGGACAGCCTGAACGCGGACGCGGCCATGCTGGTCGGACGCATGCGCCTCCGCGCGGGGGAGGCCTCGGTCGCCGTGCAGGCCCTGACCCCGCCTTTGCGGCTTCTGGGAGCGCGCCCCGAGCTTTACGCCATGCGATCCCTCGCCCATGAGCTCGACAAGAACTACGAGGGGGCTCTGGCCGATCTAAAGCGCACCGACATCCTGCTCCAGGATTTCGGATGGGTGGCGACCGGCGTTTTGGGGATGGCGCTCGAGGATGGCCGGCTGGATGAAGCGTCTCAGGCCCTCCAGCTGGCGCTCGAGCTCACCCCGGACGACCCCCGGACCTTGGGACTGGGTGTCGCCCTGGCCCGGCGCATGGGCGACACCGCGCTCGAGGAAAAGCTCCTCCGCCGGCGCGCGGAGGCCAATGACGCGATACCCGAGCAGATCGCCGCGTATGCCTCGTATTTGTTCCGCGAGGGGGACCGGAAAGCCGCGAAGGCTTTCCTGGGTCGGGTGGCGCGGCGCGGTTTCGACCCGGCGGACGTCCGCGTCGAAGCCGGTCGCAGTCTCCTGAGCGACGGCGACTATCGCGCGGCATTGGAGGCGGTGAAGCCGCTTGGGGAAAACCGGGCGACGTTGCCCGTCAGGGCCCGCGCGCTCGTGGCGCTCGCGAACGAGAAGCCCGCGCTCGGGTGTTACAGGAAGCTCATGAAGCTTCGCTCCCTGACGCAGGAGGAGTCGCTGGTGGTCGCCTATCTAGAGATCAAGGTCGGCGACCGTCGAACGGGGATCCTGACGCTGGAGCAAATCCGAGAGGGCCTTCTGGGGAGCCCGCGAAGGGTGCTGGCCGGGGCCCTATGCTACATTCTTCTCCACCACCCCGAGGAGGCCGTCGCGATCATGCGCGAGGGGGCCCTGAGGGGCCCCGAGAGCCCCATCCTCTACGCGGAGCTGGGCCAAGCCGCTGCCGAGACGGGGGATAGCCTGGTGGCCGCGTGGGCCTTCCAAAAGCTAAGTGGGCTGGGGAAGGAAAATTCGGAGTGCCTCTATTTCCTCGCTGCGACGGATCTAAGCCAGGGGGAGGTCGATCGGGCGGTCCGAAGGCTCGATCGGGCGGTGGAGCTCGATCCGTGGAACGGGCGGGCCCTGTCGCTCCTGGGAAGCATCCGCTACAATATGGGGCAGCTAGAGTTAGCGAGAGATCTCTTGAGACGCGCGGTTCGATGCCGCGACGCGGGCTCAGACGCCGAGCGAATGCTCGGCCGTGTGTGCCGGGCCCTCCGGCTGGACAGCGAGGCCCGGGCGGCCGAGTCACGGGTCCGCGGAAAGCGCGCCTCCCCGAGCCCCGCTGGGCTTACCTTCTTCGCCAATCCCTAA
- a CDS encoding sigma-70 family RNA polymerase sigma factor gives MANELRLVKKLDLAELTDEDVMERCALGSETAFRALVQRYRSRIMNLVCRFINDRDRAEEISQEVFLRVFRNRERYRKSGKFSTWIFTIAVNLTKNEIRSRVRHKGTFSLDAMEEDSGGQGLAFPDLKPLPDEDLHATEIRRRVAEALEKIPARYREAVVLRDIEGLSYEEVGEILRIPGGTVRSRINRARLMLKERLKPHLNLEDA, from the coding sequence GTGGCCAACGAGCTGCGTCTTGTGAAAAAGCTCGACCTCGCCGAGCTGACCGATGAAGACGTCATGGAGCGTTGCGCCTTGGGCTCCGAGACCGCGTTCCGCGCGCTCGTCCAGCGGTATCGCTCGCGCATCATGAATCTCGTGTGTCGGTTCATCAACGATCGGGACCGCGCCGAGGAGATCAGCCAGGAAGTGTTCCTCCGGGTATTCCGGAACCGCGAGCGCTACCGAAAGAGCGGAAAATTCTCGACTTGGATTTTCACGATCGCCGTCAATCTGACCAAGAACGAAATCCGTAGCCGCGTCCGGCACAAAGGGACGTTCAGCTTGGATGCGATGGAGGAGGATTCCGGAGGGCAGGGGCTCGCGTTCCCCGACCTGAAGCCTCTGCCCGACGAGGACCTGCATGCGACCGAAATACGCCGGCGCGTGGCGGAAGCGCTCGAGAAAATCCCCGCGCGGTATCGCGAGGCCGTGGTGCTGCGCGATATCGAGGGCCTGAGCTACGAAGAAGTGGGAGAGATCCTCCGAATCCCCGGCGGGACGGTGCGGTCGCGCATCAATCGCGCCCGGCTGATGCTGAAGGAGAGACTCAAGCCACACCTGAATCTGGAGGACGCATGA
- a CDS encoding serine protease — MPARLPWLRACRAASRCAIQSWTARSRVNATWMRSSTISSTSSAVAKGRTPPSSRSTRRLTTACTSRSKRSVSGRSASAMPVTRIRSARASGLTVFTLLLLFCSNASASTATILPFKSDEATLLVGVDSARTSVVTMVAMPAPDSRPRTAPVRRLIGTGVVLGPHRLLTTASMAISRGTFTVHLGDGDRRGAQIRGVDRQSNVALFAVDGPPLQPLRQASPQSLAIGSWVAVISNVSVTQPQITLGHVVGRGERIDFPYSGDIAEIEASTYPGASGGAVLNEAGEWVAIVVGRAGPAPVRSSASSVVEPDGADRKQSTDLLIALPVDQLLRIADDLEEYGSVRRAFLGIQMRRGLLADTLGVLVEGVVPRSPAELAGLKAGDRILAFEGSVIHSGEEITSLVRSLRPGDEIEMTVSRGADIFPMHATLDAAVGAPAAPPPPSRAAELGRLKRSLRKLEAETQKIEEQIKALESSPAR; from the coding sequence ATGCCGGCGAGGCTCCCGTGGTTGCGAGCGTGCCGAGCCGCCTCGCGGTGCGCGATTCAATCGTGGACGGCACGGTCCCGCGTCAACGCTACCTGGATGAGATCATCAACGATAAGTTCTACCTCGAGCGCGGTGGCGAAGGGGAGAACTCCACCGTCGTCCCGGTCAACGAGACGCCTGACGACGGCGTGTACATCACGTTCTAAGCGAAGCGTCTCGGGCCGGAGTGCATCGGCGATGCCTGTGACCCGAATCCGATCGGCACGCGCCTCAGGGCTCACCGTCTTCACCCTTCTCCTGCTTTTCTGCTCGAACGCGAGCGCGAGCACCGCCACCATTCTCCCTTTCAAGAGCGACGAAGCGACGCTGCTCGTTGGCGTCGATTCCGCACGCACCAGCGTCGTGACCATGGTCGCGATGCCCGCGCCTGATTCGAGGCCGAGAACGGCCCCCGTGCGGCGCCTCATCGGCACGGGGGTCGTTCTGGGGCCGCACCGGCTCCTCACGACGGCGAGCATGGCGATCTCCCGGGGGACCTTCACCGTGCACCTGGGCGACGGCGACCGGCGCGGTGCGCAGATCCGAGGCGTGGATCGACAATCGAACGTCGCCCTTTTCGCGGTGGACGGTCCGCCGCTTCAGCCGCTCCGGCAAGCTTCTCCCCAATCGCTCGCGATCGGCTCCTGGGTGGCGGTCATCTCCAACGTGAGCGTCACACAGCCCCAGATCACGTTGGGGCACGTCGTGGGCCGGGGCGAGCGCATCGATTTCCCCTATTCCGGCGATATCGCCGAGATCGAGGCCTCGACATACCCAGGAGCGAGCGGGGGCGCCGTTCTGAACGAAGCGGGAGAGTGGGTCGCGATCGTCGTCGGACGCGCGGGACCCGCTCCGGTCCGCTCTTCGGCGTCCTCCGTGGTGGAACCCGACGGCGCGGACCGGAAGCAATCGACCGATCTCCTGATCGCGCTCCCCGTCGATCAGCTGCTGCGAATCGCAGATGATCTCGAAGAATACGGGAGCGTGCGGCGCGCGTTCCTGGGAATCCAGATGCGGCGCGGACTCCTCGCGGACACCCTCGGCGTGCTTGTGGAAGGTGTCGTGCCGCGAAGCCCCGCCGAGCTGGCGGGTCTCAAGGCGGGAGACCGGATCCTGGCGTTCGAAGGGTCGGTCATCCACTCGGGGGAGGAAATCACCTCGCTCGTGCGCTCGCTCCGGCCCGGCGATGAAATCGAGATGACCGTCTCGCGCGGCGCGGATATCTTTCCGATGCACGCGACTCTCGACGCCGCGGTGGGCGCGCCCGCCGCGCCGCCTCCGCCGAGCCGTGCCGCGGAGCTGGGACGTCTCAAGCGCTCGCTTCGAAAGCTCGAGGCGGAGACTCAAAAGATCGAGGAGCAGATCAAGGCGCTCGAGTCCTCCCCGGCGCGCTAG
- a CDS encoding 3-dehydroquinate synthase, with protein MISVSVPRGRIRYSIQVAPGLLGRAGEAMLRVCDPGKLLVVTDRTVARLYGARLLSSLRRAGFTPRAIALPPGEHTKTIANVRRLCERWARWRVDRSVPVLALGGGVVSDTAGFAAAAYARGLDWVVFPTTLLAQADAGIGGKVGVNLPEGKNLLGAFHHPRGVFCDPEALRTLSPRAFRSGLAEIVKIGVIRRPAILASLRRLGGDRARVTGLIRAAAREKAWYVSRDPADRGIRQHLNFGHTVGHALEASYGYRRFTHGEAVSIGMVAASRLSVRVAGLDPRSAVEIEDLLRLLGLPVRLSRSPRAAFWSALGKDKKRGRTSLRMVLSPAIGAAKTYELHSLTPLREVISSLVQKP; from the coding sequence ATGATCTCGGTATCGGTCCCGCGCGGGAGAATCCGCTATTCGATCCAGGTCGCACCGGGCCTTCTCGGTCGCGCCGGCGAGGCGATGCTCCGAGTATGCGACCCGGGAAAGCTGCTCGTGGTCACCGACCGGACCGTTGCGCGGCTTTACGGCGCGCGGCTTCTTTCGAGCCTTCGTCGCGCCGGATTTACGCCGCGGGCGATCGCGCTGCCGCCGGGGGAACACACGAAGACGATCGCCAACGTTCGGCGCCTCTGCGAGCGCTGGGCGCGGTGGCGCGTGGACCGGTCGGTCCCGGTCTTGGCGCTCGGCGGAGGGGTGGTGTCCGATACGGCCGGCTTCGCGGCCGCGGCCTACGCGCGGGGGCTCGACTGGGTCGTCTTTCCGACGACGCTTCTCGCGCAGGCCGACGCAGGGATCGGCGGAAAGGTGGGGGTCAATCTCCCCGAGGGAAAAAATCTCCTCGGCGCCTTCCATCATCCGCGAGGGGTCTTCTGCGATCCCGAAGCGCTCCGGACGCTCTCTCCTCGCGCCTTCCGATCAGGGTTGGCCGAAATCGTGAAAATCGGCGTCATCCGACGCCCCGCGATCCTAGCGAGCCTGCGCCGCCTCGGGGGGGATCGCGCGCGCGTCACGGGGCTGATCCGCGCCGCGGCGAGAGAGAAGGCGTGGTATGTCTCTCGTGATCCGGCAGATCGAGGGATTCGGCAGCACTTGAACTTCGGCCACACCGTGGGGCACGCGCTCGAAGCCTCGTACGGATACCGTCGATTCACCCACGGCGAGGCGGTCTCGATCGGAATGGTCGCGGCATCGAGGCTGAGCGTCCGCGTGGCGGGCCTCGACCCGCGCTCGGCGGTGGAGATCGAGGATCTGCTGCGATTGCTCGGTCTTCCGGTGAGGCTCAGCCGTTCGCCGCGGGCGGCCTTTTGGAGCGCGCTGGGAAAGGACAAGAAGCGTGGACGGACGTCTCTTCGAATGGTATTGTCGCCCGCGATTGGAGCAGCTAAGACCTATGAACTACACTCGCTTACCCCGCTCCGCGAGGTAATCTCGAGCCTCGTCCAGAAACCCTGA
- a CDS encoding 3-dehydroquinate dehydratase: protein MPRTVWVLHGPNMDLLGSREPELYGRETLQSIDRRLRKLGEDLGLGVECFQTNHEGALIDRLTVAMSAAQGCVINPGGLSHTSVALADTIRAMTIPVVEVHLTNLYAREPARASSLTGAHASGVIMGFGARSYELGLRELASRLKPSGTRGRSR from the coding sequence ATGCCGCGGACCGTATGGGTATTGCACGGTCCGAACATGGACCTCCTGGGCTCCCGCGAGCCCGAGCTCTACGGTCGCGAGACGCTCCAATCGATCGACCGGAGGCTGAGGAAGCTCGGAGAGGACCTCGGGCTCGGCGTGGAGTGTTTTCAGACCAATCACGAGGGGGCGCTCATCGACCGCCTGACCGTGGCGATGAGCGCCGCCCAGGGTTGCGTCATCAACCCCGGGGGCCTCTCGCACACAAGCGTGGCCCTCGCGGACACGATACGTGCGATGACGATTCCGGTGGTCGAGGTGCATCTCACGAACCTTTACGCGCGCGAACCCGCGCGCGCCTCCAGCCTGACCGGGGCGCACGCCTCGGGCGTGATCATGGGTTTCGGGGCACGGAGCTACGAGCTGGGGCTTCGCGAGCTGGCCTCGCGGCTCAAGCCGTCCGGAACACGCGGGAGATCCCGGTGA
- the accB gene encoding acetyl-CoA carboxylase biotin carboxyl carrier protein, producing MNLRKRIRELVAVMREEELAEIEVRRWFTTVRVRRPGADTAMPVQAVAPAEAAERRDGDEKQLRDLVPIKSPMVGTFYRAPAPDADPYVEENSSITVGQTVCIVEAMKLMNEIESEVGGRIARILVENAQPVEYGQTLFLVEADTAA from the coding sequence GTGAATCTCCGCAAACGGATCCGCGAGCTGGTCGCGGTCATGCGCGAGGAGGAACTCGCCGAAATCGAGGTGCGCCGCTGGTTCACGACGGTGCGCGTGCGCCGGCCGGGTGCCGACACCGCGATGCCGGTCCAGGCGGTGGCCCCGGCGGAAGCGGCCGAGCGCCGCGATGGGGACGAGAAGCAGCTGAGGGATCTGGTCCCGATCAAGTCGCCGATGGTGGGCACCTTTTATCGCGCGCCCGCTCCCGATGCCGATCCCTACGTCGAGGAAAACAGCTCGATCACCGTCGGGCAGACGGTGTGCATTGTCGAAGCGATGAAGCTCATGAACGAGATCGAATCCGAAGTTGGCGGACGAATCGCTCGGATCCTCGTTGAAAACGCGCAGCCCGTGGAGTACGGGCAGACGCTGTTCCTGGTGGAGGCCGACACCGCGGCGTAG
- a CDS encoding type IV pilus twitching motility protein PilT yields MNIKRVLQKMVELKASDLHVKVGAKPTVRVDGSLVTLDEAAPSQADLEAIVDQILTPKQKKIFEETKEVDFAFGVTGLSRFRTNFYQQRGTIAMVYRQVPATIPAFEELNLPTVIEEISTRPRGLVLVCGTVGSGKSTTLAAMIDSVNRTSARNVITIEDPVEFLYRDKKSTISQREVGLDTASFAEGLKHILRQDPDVILIGEIRDAETMGTALMAADTGHLVLSTLHTTDASQTINRILSFFPPHQHEETRYMLSSTLQAVIALRLMPRSDQTGRIPAAEVMTVTATIREYLLDPEKTSLIKGAIQEGVSQYGMQTFDQAIMKHHTEGKISLETALRYCSNPTEFELRVKGIHATSDESWKPFEHKENLV; encoded by the coding sequence ATGAACATCAAGCGAGTGTTGCAGAAGATGGTGGAGCTCAAGGCGTCCGACCTTCACGTCAAGGTCGGCGCGAAGCCCACCGTGCGGGTGGACGGCAGCCTGGTCACGCTCGACGAGGCGGCTCCGTCTCAAGCGGATCTCGAGGCGATCGTCGATCAGATCCTGACACCGAAGCAGAAGAAGATATTCGAAGAGACGAAAGAGGTCGACTTTGCTTTCGGGGTGACCGGCCTTTCGCGTTTCCGGACCAACTTCTACCAGCAGCGTGGGACCATCGCGATGGTCTACCGGCAGGTGCCGGCCACGATCCCAGCCTTCGAAGAGCTGAATCTTCCGACCGTGATCGAGGAGATCTCGACCCGTCCGCGCGGGCTCGTGCTCGTGTGTGGCACGGTCGGGAGCGGTAAATCCACCACGCTCGCCGCGATGATCGACTCGGTGAACCGGACCTCGGCGCGAAACGTGATCACGATCGAAGACCCCGTCGAGTTCCTCTACCGGGACAAGAAGAGCACCATCTCCCAGCGCGAAGTCGGACTCGATACCGCCTCCTTCGCCGAGGGCCTGAAGCACATCTTGCGGCAGGATCCCGACGTGATTCTGATCGGCGAGATCCGCGACGCGGAGACGATGGGGACGGCGCTCATGGCCGCCGACACGGGCCACCTCGTGCTCTCCACCCTCCACACCACCGATGCGTCGCAGACGATCAACCGGATTCTTTCGTTCTTCCCGCCGCACCAGCACGAGGAGACCCGGTACATGCTCTCCTCCACGCTTCAGGCGGTCATCGCGCTCAGGCTCATGCCTCGGTCCGATCAGACGGGACGGATTCCCGCGGCGGAAGTCATGACGGTCACGGCCACGATCCGCGAGTACCTCCTCGATCCGGAGAAGACTTCGCTCATCAAGGGCGCGATCCAGGAGGGCGTCTCCCAGTACGGGATGCAGACCTTCGACCAGGCCATCATGAAGCATCACACGGAGGGGAAAATCAGTCTCGAGACGGCCCTCCGATACTGCTCCAATCCCACCGAGTTCGAGCTCCGCGTGAAAGGCATCCACGCGACGTCGGACGAGTCCTGGAAACCGTTCGAGCACAAAGAGAATCTCGTCTAG
- the accC gene encoding acetyl-CoA carboxylase biotin carboxylase subunit, with protein sequence MFKKILVANRGEIALRIIRAARELGVETVAVYSEADRDSLHVRLADEAVCIGPPPSSASYLHIARIISAAEITAVEAIHPGYGFLSENAHFAEVCESCHIRFIGPTSEMIRLMGDKAAARRTMLRAGVPVTPGSEGTLESPDEAAKVASRLGYPVIIKAAAGGGGKGMRIATDESSLRHGIRTAQAEAEASFGSGAVYLERYIEKPRHIEFQIIGDRHGNLLHLGERECSIQRRHQKLIEESPSVALDDDLRTKMGSAAVAGARSIGYEGCGTMEFLLGENREFYFMEMNTRIQVEHPVTEEVTGYDLIKAQIAVAAGEPLPWRQEEVRLRGHALECRVNAEKPDKNFQPSPGKVSYFHAPGGHGVRVDSHLYSGYYVPPHYDSMVAKIITWGRDRMESVVRMRRALEETVIEGIDTTIPLHLRILKSQGFLSGDIHTGTLEEMLGMEQPAK encoded by the coding sequence ATGTTCAAGAAAATCCTGGTTGCCAACCGCGGAGAGATCGCGTTGCGGATCATCCGCGCGGCCCGGGAGCTCGGGGTCGAGACCGTCGCTGTCTATTCCGAGGCGGACCGGGATTCGCTGCACGTCCGCCTGGCGGATGAAGCGGTTTGTATCGGGCCGCCCCCCTCGTCCGCGAGCTATCTCCACATCGCGCGGATCATCAGCGCCGCCGAGATCACGGCTGTCGAGGCGATCCACCCGGGCTACGGCTTCCTTTCCGAGAACGCCCATTTCGCCGAGGTGTGCGAGTCGTGCCACATCCGCTTCATCGGGCCGACCTCGGAGATGATCCGGCTGATGGGAGACAAGGCGGCCGCGCGGAGGACCATGCTCCGAGCCGGCGTGCCGGTGACGCCGGGAAGCGAGGGAACGCTCGAGTCCCCGGACGAAGCGGCCAAGGTCGCGTCCCGCCTCGGCTACCCCGTGATCATCAAGGCGGCGGCGGGGGGAGGGGGCAAAGGGATGCGGATCGCCACCGATGAGTCGTCGTTGCGCCACGGGATCCGGACCGCGCAGGCGGAAGCGGAGGCCAGCTTCGGGAGCGGGGCGGTCTACCTCGAGCGGTACATCGAGAAGCCGCGCCACATCGAGTTTCAGATCATCGGGGACCGGCACGGGAATCTGCTGCACCTGGGCGAGCGCGAGTGCTCGATCCAGCGACGGCACCAGAAGCTGATCGAGGAGTCGCCCAGCGTAGCGCTCGACGACGACCTGCGCACGAAGATGGGCTCCGCGGCGGTCGCGGGAGCGCGATCGATCGGGTACGAAGGCTGCGGCACGATGGAGTTCCTCCTCGGCGAGAACCGGGAGTTCTACTTCATGGAGATGAATACCCGGATCCAGGTCGAGCATCCGGTCACCGAGGAGGTAACCGGATACGACCTCATCAAGGCGCAGATCGCGGTGGCGGCCGGAGAGCCGTTGCCGTGGCGGCAAGAGGAAGTCCGGCTTCGGGGACACGCTCTGGAATGCCGCGTGAACGCGGAGAAGCCGGACAAGAATTTTCAGCCCTCGCCCGGAAAGGTGAGCTATTTCCACGCTCCCGGCGGGCACGGCGTGCGCGTGGACAGCCATCTCTATTCCGGATATTACGTGCCTCCCCACTACGATTCGATGGTCGCGAAGATCATCACCTGGGGGCGCGACCGCATGGAATCCGTCGTTCGGATGCGCCGGGCTCTCGAGGAGACGGTGATCGAAGGAATCGATACCACGATTCCCCTTCATCTCCGCATTCTCAAGAGCCAAGGCTTCTTGAGCGGGGACATCCACACCGGAACCCTCGAGGAGATGCTGGGTATGGAGCAGCCGGCGAAATGA
- a CDS encoding 2-phosphosulfolactate phosphatase: protein MKRIELCLLPSELERASLDAQVVLVDVLRSCTSIATALMNGAAKIIPVKTVEEATRLHETLDPKSTLLCGEREGRKVGGFALGNSPREFTRENVNGATLIFASTNASPLMAGPLGGRDQVLLGYVNLGAVLTAVSGVDADVTIVCAGRNGRFSLEDAACAGALIRRLADARGNLELNDAATVACDFDREHGWSPESILRRSEHGRYLIELGFEEDIPVCAAVDSVPVVPQLRKGRITASAPAVAEKR, encoded by the coding sequence ATGAAGCGCATCGAGCTCTGTCTCTTGCCCTCCGAGCTGGAACGCGCTTCGCTCGACGCACAGGTCGTGCTCGTCGACGTTCTGCGCTCGTGCACCAGCATCGCGACCGCGCTCATGAACGGAGCGGCGAAGATCATCCCCGTGAAGACGGTCGAGGAGGCGACGCGGCTTCACGAAACGCTGGATCCCAAATCGACCCTCCTTTGCGGCGAGCGGGAGGGGCGCAAGGTCGGCGGCTTCGCGCTTGGAAACTCACCGCGCGAGTTCACGCGCGAGAACGTGAACGGCGCGACGCTCATCTTCGCCTCGACCAACGCGAGCCCGTTGATGGCGGGCCCCCTGGGGGGGAGGGACCAGGTTCTCCTCGGTTACGTGAACCTGGGCGCCGTCCTTACGGCGGTTTCCGGGGTGGATGCCGACGTGACCATCGTCTGCGCGGGGCGTAACGGGCGGTTCTCCCTGGAAGATGCGGCGTGCGCCGGGGCCCTGATCCGTCGGCTCGCGGACGCGAGGGGGAACCTCGAGCTGAACGACGCGGCCACCGTCGCGTGCGATTTCGACCGGGAACACGGCTGGTCGCCGGAGTCCATCCTGCGTCGAAGCGAGCACGGGCGCTACCTCATCGAGCTTGGTTTCGAGGAGGATATCCCGGTCTGCGCGGCGGTCGACAGCGTCCCGGTCGTGCCACAGCTCAGAAAGGGGCGTATCACGGCTTCCGCGCCCGCGGTGGCGGAGAAGCGGTAG
- the lptG gene encoding LPS export ABC transporter permease LptG: MHCLRSRRGAAGDQGTQERNRGGLYLDPLLRFLLPLPCRRGGACGPALLGPRGRDVDTQHRHRSDRTLPHAPSRRDHPTAQTPHAPSPRGVKLLDRYLVREQLASLITGLLFFVAIFIVVDIFEKLDSFLDNKVSLAVVAHFYLVSIPGIVTMVLPMSMLLSCLLALGQVGRHNELTAMQAAGIGLTRIVAPLYLFALLVCIAVFTANETVMPHLNAVRNKIYRGDIKKENLEGAVVRANLAYLGSDGRTFLIRSYSIPERTMREVVIQEIKQHTLSGRIDAESAKWENGHWVFRQGFVRRFDREGEHAAHFNELVIPGLKERPESFEKAEEDPAALSYWELEKYIGRLKQSGSRVQKYLVELYLKISFPLTNLIVVLIGTALAIRVRRGGLAISFGLAVFISFVYYAIIRTGQALGHSGTLPPIVGAWLGNIVFGSLGLELLRRARRGL; this comes from the coding sequence ATGCATTGTCTTCGTTCTCGTCGGGGCGCCGCTGGGGATCAGGGCACGCAAGAGCGGAATCGGGGTGGCCTTTATCTCGATCCTCTTCTTCGTTTTCTATTACCTCTGCCTTGCCGGAGGGGAGGAGCTTGCGGACCGGCGCTTCTTGGACCCCGCGGTCGCGATGTGGACACCCAACATCGTCATCGGAGCGATCGGACTCTTCCTCACGCTCCAAGCCGCCGAGATCATCCGACGGCCCAGACGCCGCACGCGCCGAGTCCCCGCGGCGTGAAGCTCCTCGACCGCTACCTCGTCCGAGAGCAGCTCGCATCCCTCATCACGGGCCTTCTCTTCTTTGTCGCCATCTTCATCGTGGTCGACATATTCGAGAAGCTGGATTCCTTCCTCGACAACAAGGTCTCGCTCGCGGTCGTGGCGCATTTCTACCTCGTCTCGATTCCCGGGATCGTGACGATGGTGCTCCCGATGTCGATGCTCCTCTCCTGCCTCCTCGCCCTGGGGCAAGTCGGCCGACACAACGAGCTGACCGCGATGCAGGCTGCAGGGATCGGGCTCACCCGGATCGTTGCGCCGCTGTACCTATTCGCATTGCTGGTCTGCATCGCCGTGTTCACTGCGAACGAGACCGTGATGCCGCACCTGAACGCCGTGCGAAACAAGATCTATCGGGGCGACATCAAGAAGGAAAACCTCGAAGGCGCCGTCGTGCGCGCGAACCTAGCCTATCTCGGCAGCGACGGACGCACGTTCCTGATCCGCAGCTACAGCATCCCCGAGAGGACGATGCGCGAGGTCGTGATCCAGGAAATCAAGCAACACACGCTGAGCGGCCGCATCGACGCCGAGTCGGCGAAATGGGAGAACGGCCACTGGGTCTTCCGGCAGGGCTTCGTCAGGCGTTTCGACCGCGAAGGGGAGCACGCGGCCCACTTCAACGAGCTCGTGATCCCCGGCCTGAAGGAGCGGCCTGAGAGCTTCGAAAAAGCCGAGGAGGATCCCGCGGCGCTCTCCTACTGGGAGCTCGAGAAATACATCGGAAGGCTGAAGCAAAGCGGAAGCCGCGTGCAGAAGTATCTCGTCGAGCTCTACCTCAAGATCTCGTTTCCATTGACGAACCTCATCGTCGTCCTGATCGGGACCGCGCTCGCGATCCGGGTCCGTCGCGGCGGACTCGCCATCAGCTTCGGCCTCGCGGTCTTCATCAGCTTCGTCTATTACGCCATCATACGCACCGGCCAGGCGCTGGGCCACAGCGGCACGCTCCCGCCGATCGTCGGAGCCTGGCTCGGGAACATCGTCTTTGGCAGCCTGGGGCTGGAGCTCTTACGGCGGGCACGGCGGGGGCTGTAG